In Paraburkholderia caribensis, a single window of DNA contains:
- a CDS encoding acyltransferase family protein, with translation MKLFGSAQSMMRGRSVELDFVRGIAIIAVMGYHFHVNQTGSALISIIEYPLKSFGREGVNLFFTLSGFLVGGLLLRQYAETGHIDARRFIVRRMFKIWPAYYVLILFHSIAGRHPLDTFLWQNLTHLQNYFGTSIAQTWSLAVEEHFYLFLPAVLLLFARWKMRAGSIVSVLGGICVIVLIARCLEVAGGDLQAAFFYTQYRIDSLLYGVILAAIYWMKPDIYQGIAKRTGWLLAMVAVLVAWLVLATKHEPLDESIGYTIQAIGFCAFIVLMLEHSGKVRDSRVYRAVAWLGVYSYGIYLWHSLALAPGDIVIRKATALGLPPAAIWFVALAAQAAVAIIAGYVMTRAVEYPFLRLRNALFPARRNASVREEMPVGGQLS, from the coding sequence ATGAAGCTATTCGGCAGCGCGCAATCGATGATGCGGGGCAGGTCGGTCGAGCTCGACTTCGTGCGCGGCATCGCGATCATCGCGGTAATGGGCTACCACTTTCATGTGAATCAGACAGGCAGCGCGCTGATCTCGATCATCGAGTATCCGCTCAAGAGCTTCGGCCGAGAGGGCGTGAATCTGTTTTTCACGCTGAGCGGCTTTCTGGTTGGCGGGCTGTTGCTGCGGCAATACGCGGAGACAGGTCACATCGACGCGCGCCGCTTTATCGTGCGGCGGATGTTCAAGATCTGGCCTGCTTACTACGTGCTGATCCTGTTTCATTCGATTGCCGGCCGCCATCCGCTGGACACGTTCCTGTGGCAGAACCTGACGCACCTGCAGAACTACTTTGGCACGTCGATCGCGCAGACGTGGAGCCTCGCCGTCGAAGAGCACTTCTATCTGTTCCTGCCCGCCGTGCTGCTACTGTTCGCGCGCTGGAAGATGCGCGCCGGATCGATCGTCAGCGTGCTCGGCGGGATCTGCGTGATCGTGCTGATCGCGCGTTGCCTCGAAGTCGCGGGCGGCGATTTGCAGGCCGCGTTCTTCTATACGCAGTACCGGATCGACAGTCTGCTGTACGGCGTGATTCTCGCCGCGATCTACTGGATGAAGCCCGATATCTATCAAGGCATCGCGAAGCGCACGGGCTGGCTGCTGGCCATGGTGGCCGTGCTGGTCGCATGGCTCGTGCTCGCGACGAAGCATGAGCCGCTCGATGAAAGCATCGGCTACACGATTCAGGCAATCGGCTTTTGCGCGTTCATCGTGCTGATGCTCGAACACTCGGGCAAGGTGCGCGATTCGCGCGTATATCGCGCGGTGGCGTGGCTCGGTGTGTACTCGTACGGCATTTACCTGTGGCATTCGCTTGCGCTCGCGCCCGGCGACATCGTGATCCGCAAGGCGACGGCGCTCGGGTTGCCGCCCGCCGCGATCTGGTTCGTCGCACTGGCCGCCCAGGCTGCTGTCGCGATCATCGCGGGCTACGTGATGACGCGCGCTGTCGAGTACCCGTTCCTGCGGCTGCGCAATGCGCTGTTTCCGGCCAGGCGCAACGCATCGGTGCGCGAGGAAATGCCCGTCGGCGGGCAGCTGTCCTGA
- a CDS encoding glycosyltransferase: MKILHLLSTVDPRAGGPTEGVRQSGVAMASLGHEVEVASLDAVDAPHVRDFPLPVHALGPGRNYYGFTADFVPWLSREAQRFDAVIVHGLWQYHGFGAWRALRASKVPYYVYTHGMLDPYFKRTYPLKHLKKWAYWPWAEYRVLRDAAAVIFTTEEERLLARQSFWLYRANERVVPFGTNPPPPHAQALREAFLSTYPALRGKRIVLFLGRIHEKKGCDLLIHAFADHAQRDPEAHLVIAGPDATGWQRPLQALARSCGIEERIAWPGMLQGDLKWGAFYASDVFALPSHQENFGVAVAEALACGLPVLLSDKVGVWREVENDHAGFVSSDTINGTQRNLLNWHSLDAAAKGNMREQARRTFEARFGIESMIDSLTALLLPQPAAAPRAADQQSPQNTPGAMPRKVPAQREPSVN, from the coding sequence ATGAAAATTCTTCATCTACTTTCGACAGTCGACCCGCGGGCAGGCGGGCCGACTGAGGGTGTACGACAGAGCGGCGTCGCGATGGCGTCGCTGGGTCACGAGGTCGAGGTCGCGTCGCTCGATGCTGTCGATGCGCCGCATGTGCGCGACTTCCCGTTGCCCGTGCATGCGCTCGGTCCGGGACGAAACTACTACGGCTTCACGGCCGATTTCGTGCCGTGGCTCAGCCGCGAGGCGCAGCGCTTCGATGCCGTGATCGTGCATGGACTGTGGCAATACCATGGCTTCGGCGCATGGCGGGCGCTGCGCGCGTCGAAGGTGCCGTACTACGTGTACACGCACGGCATGCTCGACCCGTATTTCAAGCGCACTTACCCGCTCAAGCATCTGAAGAAGTGGGCTTACTGGCCGTGGGCAGAATATCGCGTGCTGCGCGACGCGGCCGCCGTGATCTTCACGACGGAAGAAGAGCGGCTGCTGGCGCGGCAGTCGTTCTGGCTGTATCGCGCGAACGAACGCGTCGTGCCGTTCGGCACCAACCCGCCGCCGCCGCATGCACAGGCGTTGCGCGAAGCGTTCCTGAGCACGTATCCGGCCCTGCGCGGCAAGCGGATCGTGCTGTTTCTCGGGCGCATCCACGAAAAGAAGGGCTGCGATCTGCTGATTCACGCATTTGCCGACCACGCGCAGCGCGACCCCGAGGCGCATCTGGTGATTGCGGGTCCCGACGCGACGGGCTGGCAGCGGCCGTTGCAGGCGCTCGCGCGCTCTTGCGGGATCGAGGAGCGGATCGCGTGGCCGGGCATGCTGCAGGGCGATCTGAAATGGGGCGCCTTCTACGCGAGCGATGTATTCGCGCTGCCGTCGCATCAGGAGAACTTCGGCGTGGCCGTGGCGGAAGCGTTGGCGTGCGGCCTGCCCGTGCTGCTGTCGGACAAGGTCGGGGTATGGCGCGAAGTGGAGAACGACCACGCGGGCTTCGTATCGAGCGACACGATCAACGGCACGCAGCGCAATCTGCTGAACTGGCATTCGCTCGATGCCGCCGCGAAGGGAAACATGCGCGAACAGGCGCGCCGGACATTCGAGGCGCGCTTCGGCATCGAGAGCATGATCGATTCGTTGACTGCGCTGCTGCTACCGCAACCTGCCGCCGCACCTCGCGCCGCCGATCAGCAGTCGCCGCAGAATACGCCTGGTGCGATGCCGAGGAAAGTGCCGGCGCAGAGGGAGCCGTCGGTGAATTGA
- a CDS encoding FAD-dependent oxidoreductase, whose protein sequence is MFIDTRSVEQGVAVSTTVCIIGAGVAGITLAMELERAGIDCCVLESGGYKADDETRDLYRGENVGIPYTFADGCRSRYLGGSSNCWGGWCRPLDPWDFDKKDWVAHSGWPFGLEELAPYYLRTHALLKLGPHNFDPAWWEQQINRHDVRRYPMMSGNVRDTISQFSPPVRFGKVYREVLRRSDRVRVFLYANVVNIDTDAQASEVTGVDVATLTGKRIRVNAKVFVLATGGIENARLLLASNKVQAAGLGNGHDLVGRFFMDHPRLMTGTVKFTKEWSRNKLYDIKYHYQNAAVAAHGTHISSQFALTHDVIKREKLLNSRVWFFSRFFGEGSAGSEALIRCREALHRKEQPGRVARDDYLTMAAHPVDTVGFGLTRLLQLRALISDVKLQAIVEAEPNRDSRVTLSDRKDALGLPRVRVDWRLTELVQRTFDRTFQLLADELKMMGVAEVELDEPLQGRASLPAKLEGTWHHMGTTRMHDSPREGVVDRDCKMHGVSNLYVAGSSVFPTVGANFPTITISALALRLGEHLAQRLGKPDTATVLPIGDAAGSLRFGVSNAELGKLPIAAQSLVRAGGNEAM, encoded by the coding sequence ATGTTTATCGATACCCGCAGTGTCGAGCAGGGCGTCGCTGTGTCGACGACGGTATGCATCATCGGGGCAGGTGTCGCGGGTATCACACTCGCGATGGAACTGGAACGCGCCGGCATCGACTGCTGCGTGCTCGAAAGCGGCGGCTACAAGGCCGACGACGAAACGCGCGATCTTTATCGCGGCGAGAACGTCGGCATTCCGTACACCTTCGCGGACGGGTGCCGCAGCCGCTACCTGGGCGGCAGCAGCAATTGCTGGGGTGGCTGGTGCCGTCCGCTCGATCCATGGGACTTCGACAAGAAGGATTGGGTCGCGCATAGCGGCTGGCCGTTCGGTCTCGAGGAACTCGCGCCGTACTATCTGCGCACGCATGCGCTGCTCAAGCTCGGCCCGCACAATTTCGATCCGGCGTGGTGGGAGCAGCAGATCAACCGGCACGACGTGCGCCGCTATCCGATGATGTCGGGCAACGTGCGCGACACCATTTCGCAGTTCAGCCCGCCCGTGCGTTTCGGCAAGGTGTATCGCGAGGTATTGCGGCGCTCGGACCGCGTGCGGGTGTTTCTGTATGCGAACGTCGTGAACATCGATACGGATGCGCAGGCGTCCGAAGTCACCGGCGTCGATGTCGCGACGCTCACGGGCAAGCGCATTCGCGTGAATGCCAAGGTCTTCGTGCTGGCGACGGGCGGCATCGAAAACGCGCGGCTGCTGCTGGCGTCGAACAAGGTGCAGGCAGCGGGACTCGGCAACGGACACGATCTGGTGGGCCGCTTCTTCATGGACCATCCGCGCCTGATGACGGGCACGGTCAAGTTCACGAAGGAGTGGTCGCGCAACAAGCTGTACGACATCAAGTATCACTATCAGAACGCCGCCGTTGCGGCGCACGGCACGCATATCTCGTCGCAGTTCGCATTGACGCACGACGTCATCAAGCGCGAGAAGCTGCTCAATTCGCGCGTCTGGTTCTTCTCGCGTTTCTTCGGCGAAGGCAGTGCGGGATCGGAGGCGTTGATCCGCTGCCGCGAGGCGCTGCATCGCAAGGAACAGCCGGGCCGCGTCGCGCGCGACGATTATTTGACGATGGCCGCGCATCCCGTCGATACCGTCGGCTTCGGTCTCACGCGTCTGCTGCAGTTGCGCGCGCTGATCTCGGACGTGAAGCTGCAGGCGATCGTCGAAGCGGAGCCGAACCGCGACAGCCGCGTCACGCTGTCGGACCGCAAGGATGCGCTGGGCCTGCCGCGCGTGAGAGTCGACTGGCGGCTCACGGAGCTGGTGCAGCGCACGTTCGACCGCACGTTCCAGCTGCTCGCCGACGAACTGAAGATGATGGGCGTCGCCGAAGTCGAACTCGACGAGCCGCTGCAGGGCCGTGCGTCGTTGCCGGCGAAGCTCGAAGGCACATGGCATCACATGGGCACGACGCGGATGCACGATTCGCCGCGCGAAGGCGTGGTGGATCGCGACTGCAAGATGCATGGCGTGAGCAATCTGTACGTCGCAGGAAGCTCGGTGTTTCCGACGGTCGGCGCAAACTTCCCGACAATCACCATTTCAGCGCTCGCGTTGCGGCTGGGCGAGCATCTCGCGCAGCGGCTGGGCAAGCCCGATACGGCGACGGTTCTGCCCATCGGCGACGCGGCGGGGAGCCTGCGGTTTGGCGTGTCGAATGCCGAATTGGGCAAGCTGCCGATCGCCGCGCAGTCGCTGGTGCGGGCGGGGGGGAATGAGGCGATGTGA
- a CDS encoding oligosaccharide flippase family protein, whose product MRTMRLPAFSFRAGLGSSAATWVLLQQVLMRGLVAVKFLAIGRILGPEAIGSVSVALLAVAIAEAMSDTGLSQAVIQGQAAPTRDELGAVWTTLATRGVVIGAALVAIAPLMNNQFHLGGALLLLQLAALLPLLRGIASPAYYVVQRERRFQHVAIIEVSAAFVDCCCGLALALAGAGAYSVLLGMIVGESLKTSLTWITMKPRPPIRLRWSGIGHYIGFSRWIWAGSVVNLVLNQFDKVVVGKLLGPAQLGAYQMSSRLAQMLLADAAIAMSQYLFPTFAARHRADPHAAARLFRRYIGVIALGLVVVVIVLRLAAHWLFALILGPAWLPAVPLFKIFVINMAIGALIAVLVSYLRAVGDAKATTQASVIQVFVLLACVPPATHYWGVTGIAWAMTLGLSSAAAWMTYRTARVM is encoded by the coding sequence TTGCGGACGATGAGGCTACCGGCGTTTTCGTTCAGGGCAGGCCTGGGTTCGAGCGCGGCGACATGGGTGCTGTTGCAGCAGGTGTTGATGCGCGGGCTCGTTGCCGTCAAGTTTCTTGCGATCGGCCGCATTCTCGGGCCGGAGGCGATCGGCAGCGTGAGCGTCGCGCTGCTCGCCGTCGCGATTGCGGAAGCCATGTCGGATACGGGCCTGTCGCAGGCCGTCATCCAGGGGCAGGCCGCGCCGACACGCGATGAACTCGGCGCTGTCTGGACCACGCTGGCGACACGCGGCGTGGTGATCGGCGCGGCCCTCGTCGCGATCGCGCCGCTGATGAACAACCAGTTCCATCTCGGCGGCGCGCTGCTGCTGTTGCAACTCGCCGCGTTGTTGCCGCTGTTGCGCGGCATCGCATCGCCCGCCTATTACGTCGTGCAGCGCGAGCGGCGCTTCCAGCACGTCGCGATCATCGAGGTTTCGGCGGCGTTCGTCGACTGCTGTTGCGGGCTGGCGCTCGCGCTGGCGGGCGCGGGTGCGTACTCGGTGCTGCTCGGGATGATCGTCGGCGAGTCGCTGAAGACGTCCCTCACGTGGATCACGATGAAGCCGCGTCCGCCTATCCGCCTGCGCTGGTCGGGTATCGGTCATTACATTGGCTTTAGCCGCTGGATCTGGGCGGGCAGCGTCGTCAATCTGGTCCTCAACCAGTTCGACAAGGTGGTGGTCGGCAAGCTGCTCGGCCCCGCGCAGCTCGGCGCGTATCAGATGTCGTCGCGGCTCGCGCAGATGCTGCTCGCGGATGCCGCGATCGCGATGTCGCAATACCTGTTTCCGACCTTCGCCGCCCGCCATCGCGCCGATCCGCATGCCGCCGCGCGGCTCTTCAGACGCTATATCGGCGTGATCGCGCTGGGGCTGGTGGTGGTCGTGATCGTGCTGCGGCTCGCGGCGCACTGGCTTTTCGCGCTGATACTCGGCCCGGCCTGGCTGCCCGCCGTGCCGCTCTTCAAGATCTTCGTGATCAACATGGCGATCGGCGCGCTCATCGCGGTGCTGGTGTCGTATCTGCGGGCCGTCGGCGATGCGAAGGCGACGACGCAGGCGTCGGTGATCCAGGTGTTCGTGCTGCTCGCCTGCGTGCCGCCGGCGACGCATTACTGGGGCGTCACGGGTATCGCCTGGGCGATGACGCTCGGCCTGAGTTCGGCGGCTGCCTGGATGACCTATCGCACCGCGAGGGTGATGTGA
- a CDS encoding O-antigen ligase family protein: MRNKYATLWIWMCLCPLALDYKAPDADSGHAAQILLVAPTFAAALALIFIAPRFRDASPLRRFVTLCLALSVPGSLISQLVQGNDFGNYLRVVLPFLLFLLGYAMACHPWHENRIGQMEKALFWANLICLVFTFVFGIATGGGMGGIADVRFRIVSVTLLGLQGVLLHEFVLARRFSPFMLAVFLGTVLVELLSVTRSLLVGTVLLFMMAAWMSAPSLRYLVRSAIRAFIVSVLLGAMGALAVLSMPSVSEHWMQRFTAASNTQTGKDPTTITRLAEIKDQFDQVTSSTQSLLLGEGYGHYYRYSPQYLPDLAGQISEKDFYAIREWAAGHNFWIYQLFAGGLLFGLALPLAVLVTLGHCALAYRRWRAKSPGAPLLPVFGRSILLLAALPAQSIGGNPLGPRFSGLVFGVALGLTVATYCRLHRQLDAKTRLKVAPVGPPPSARATAVAQKPPTRPPAQPPRPAPFASAAARGALKDATGSEPYDADRTRDLRQRGMPASA; this comes from the coding sequence ATGCGCAACAAGTACGCTACGTTGTGGATCTGGATGTGCTTGTGCCCGCTCGCGCTCGACTACAAGGCACCGGACGCGGACTCGGGCCACGCCGCGCAGATCCTGCTCGTCGCGCCGACTTTCGCAGCCGCGCTCGCGCTGATTTTCATCGCGCCGCGTTTTCGCGATGCGTCGCCGTTGCGCCGCTTCGTCACGCTTTGCCTCGCGCTGAGCGTGCCCGGCAGCCTGATCTCGCAACTCGTCCAAGGCAACGATTTCGGCAACTATCTGCGCGTCGTGTTGCCGTTTCTGCTGTTTCTGCTCGGCTATGCGATGGCGTGCCATCCGTGGCATGAGAACCGCATCGGGCAGATGGAAAAGGCCCTGTTCTGGGCGAACCTGATCTGTCTGGTCTTTACGTTCGTCTTCGGCATTGCGACGGGCGGCGGCATGGGCGGCATCGCCGACGTGCGCTTTCGTATCGTCTCGGTGACGCTGCTCGGGCTGCAAGGCGTGCTGCTGCACGAGTTCGTGCTGGCGCGGCGCTTTTCGCCGTTCATGCTCGCGGTGTTTCTCGGCACGGTGCTAGTCGAGCTGCTGAGCGTGACGCGCAGCCTGCTAGTCGGCACAGTGCTGCTGTTCATGATGGCTGCGTGGATGAGCGCGCCGTCACTGCGTTATCTGGTGCGCTCGGCCATACGCGCGTTTATCGTGAGCGTCCTGCTCGGCGCGATGGGCGCGCTCGCCGTACTGAGCATGCCGTCCGTCAGCGAACACTGGATGCAGCGCTTCACGGCCGCCTCCAATACGCAGACGGGCAAAGACCCGACGACGATCACGCGTCTTGCCGAAATCAAGGACCAGTTCGACCAGGTCACGTCGTCGACGCAATCGCTGCTGCTTGGCGAGGGGTACGGCCATTACTACCGCTATTCGCCGCAATATCTGCCCGATCTCGCGGGCCAGATTAGCGAAAAGGACTTCTACGCGATCCGCGAATGGGCGGCGGGCCACAACTTCTGGATCTATCAACTGTTCGCGGGCGGCCTGCTGTTCGGCCTCGCGCTGCCGCTCGCGGTACTGGTGACGCTGGGGCACTGCGCGCTCGCCTACCGGCGATGGCGCGCGAAAAGCCCCGGTGCGCCGCTTTTGCCCGTGTTCGGCCGCTCGATCCTGCTGCTCGCCGCGCTGCCGGCCCAGTCGATCGGCGGCAATCCGCTCGGCCCGCGTTTCTCGGGGCTCGTATTCGGCGTCGCCCTCGGTTTGACGGTCGCGACGTATTGCCGTTTGCATCGGCAGCTGGACGCGAAGACGCGCCTGAAAGTGGCGCCGGTGGGGCCGCCGCCGTCGGCACGCGCGACAGCCGTCGCGCAGAAACCGCCGACCCGACCGCCCGCCCAGCCGCCCCGCCCCGCGCCGTTCGCGTCGGCCGCCGCGCGAGGCGCGCTGAAAGACGCAACAGGGTCAGAACCGTACGACGCAGACCGCACGCGCGATCTGCGTCAGCGAGGCATGCCGGCGTCCGCGTGA
- a CDS encoding glycosyltransferase — translation MRILHLVLEPRLSGAEVLAKDLAIHQQRDGSVVGVTALLPERPDFAPFTRELASHGVECVFPAKRPSLPGKLMHLAGVLRRFRPDVVFAHATIPAFYARALPSKVPVIYVMHSAVNDFERKLFRNVERVLSSRARAVIGVSPANLRDYTDCVGSHPLLTMIPNGVDMSRFAFDDRPGRGDAPPQIVQIGRYTSVKNQLQTVHAFREVAAQVTDVRLQLYGVVEDPAYLAAIEDLVKKLGLEGRVRVDGPHTDVSGVLRASNVFAMPSRSEGHSIAFLEALASGIPVVASTIAPFQFAKTLPCVQLVDTDDTAAYAAALLGALAQPKVPRSLAGLTLQDTAQRYLAVAQQVIGARA, via the coding sequence ATGCGGATACTTCATCTCGTGCTGGAGCCGCGTCTGTCGGGCGCGGAAGTGCTGGCGAAGGATCTCGCGATCCATCAGCAGCGCGACGGCAGCGTGGTCGGCGTGACGGCGCTGTTGCCCGAGCGGCCCGACTTCGCGCCGTTCACACGCGAGCTGGCGAGCCACGGCGTCGAGTGCGTGTTCCCGGCGAAGCGCCCGAGCCTGCCCGGCAAGCTGATGCATCTGGCGGGCGTGCTGCGGCGCTTTCGGCCCGACGTCGTGTTCGCGCATGCGACGATCCCCGCGTTCTATGCGCGCGCGCTGCCGAGCAAGGTGCCCGTCATCTACGTGATGCATTCCGCCGTCAACGATTTCGAGCGCAAGCTGTTTCGCAATGTCGAGCGCGTGCTGTCGTCGCGGGCGCGGGCGGTGATCGGCGTCTCGCCCGCGAACTTGCGGGACTATACGGACTGCGTCGGCTCGCATCCGCTGTTGACGATGATCCCGAACGGCGTCGACATGTCACGTTTTGCATTCGACGACCGGCCAGGCCGGGGCGATGCGCCGCCGCAGATCGTGCAGATCGGCCGGTACACGTCCGTGAAGAACCAGCTGCAGACGGTGCATGCGTTTCGCGAGGTCGCGGCGCAGGTGACGGATGTGCGGCTGCAGTTGTACGGCGTGGTCGAAGACCCGGCTTATCTGGCCGCGATCGAGGATCTGGTGAAGAAGCTCGGGCTCGAAGGCCGGGTGCGTGTGGATGGTCCGCATACGGACGTGAGCGGCGTACTGCGTGCGTCGAACGTGTTCGCGATGCCGTCGCGCTCGGAAGGGCACAGCATTGCGTTTCTGGAGGCGCTGGCGTCGGGGATTCCCGTCGTCGCGAGTACGATCGCGCCGTTCCAGTTCGCGAAGACGCTGCCTTGCGTGCAACTCGTCGATACCGATGACACGGCCGCCTACGCCGCCGCGCTGCTGGGGGCCCTGGCGCAGCCCAAGGTGCCCAGGTCGCTGGCGGGCTTGACGCTGCAGGATACGGCGCAGCGCTATCTGGCCGTGGCGCAGCAGGTGATCGGCGCGCGGGCTTAG
- a CDS encoding glycosyltransferase, translated as MERATHLVSVEAPIADAARLGYVVIIEPNFTGHRWRYVEWIAQACLEAGYPVLVVTENSNEDHRLAREIMSARREDLQIAFVDTESRRHSRGLKRFSYARFHAYFKLAYDSVKRAERVRLVVVPYVDYFFHALPLLGSPFGKTPWIAITMRATFHHRKVGVRTPGRPLVNTLKSLLFRRAVHTRGLRALLSIDPTLPEWVGRATPKHGASVEYVADPFPDAKAEDPLVARERLGLDPAGRYLLVYGSISERKGICELAEALAGMKDAPTLLLAGEQDPEVRGFMRAFIPILKPAPVILDQFISNEMERDLFSACDVVWLGYKGHYGMSGVLVQAYRFDKPVIATSDGLIGWFCRGGQLGPCLDDLSAASITHALGEVAAQWQRGDRHQRPLDHLLARNTLGQFKETLRQTITAAIETRV; from the coding sequence ATGGAACGCGCAACCCATCTCGTGTCCGTTGAAGCCCCCATCGCAGATGCTGCGAGACTCGGCTATGTCGTCATCATCGAGCCCAATTTCACCGGGCACCGGTGGCGCTATGTCGAGTGGATCGCGCAGGCCTGCCTCGAGGCCGGCTATCCCGTGCTCGTCGTCACCGAGAACTCGAACGAAGATCATCGGCTCGCGCGCGAGATCATGTCGGCAAGGCGCGAAGACCTGCAAATCGCCTTCGTCGACACGGAAAGCCGGCGTCACAGCCGCGGCCTGAAACGCTTCAGCTACGCTCGGTTTCATGCGTATTTCAAACTCGCCTACGACTCGGTCAAGCGTGCGGAGCGCGTGCGTCTCGTCGTCGTGCCGTATGTCGATTACTTCTTTCACGCGCTGCCGCTGCTCGGCTCGCCGTTCGGCAAGACGCCGTGGATCGCGATCACGATGCGCGCAACGTTCCATCACCGCAAAGTCGGCGTGCGCACGCCGGGGCGGCCGCTCGTCAATACGCTGAAGTCGCTGCTGTTTCGCCGCGCGGTGCATACGAGAGGCCTGCGCGCGCTGCTGTCGATCGATCCGACATTGCCCGAATGGGTCGGCCGCGCGACGCCGAAGCATGGCGCATCCGTCGAATACGTCGCCGATCCCTTCCCCGATGCGAAGGCCGAAGACCCTCTCGTCGCGCGCGAGCGTCTTGGGCTCGATCCCGCTGGCCGCTATCTGCTCGTCTACGGCTCGATCAGCGAACGCAAGGGCATCTGCGAGCTCGCCGAAGCGCTGGCGGGCATGAAAGACGCGCCGACGCTCCTGCTCGCCGGCGAACAGGACCCGGAAGTGCGCGGCTTCATGCGCGCGTTCATACCCATCCTGAAACCCGCCCCTGTGATCCTCGATCAGTTCATTTCGAACGAGATGGAGCGCGACCTGTTCTCCGCATGCGACGTCGTCTGGCTCGGCTACAAGGGCCACTACGGGATGAGCGGGGTGCTCGTGCAGGCGTATCGCTTCGACAAGCCCGTGATCGCGACGAGTGACGGCCTGATCGGTTGGTTCTGCCGCGGCGGCCAACTCGGGCCGTGTCTCGACGACCTGTCGGCGGCGTCGATCACGCACGCGCTCGGCGAAGTCGCCGCGCAATGGCAGCGTGGCGACAGGCACCAACGTCCCCTCGATCATCTGCTCGCACGCAACACGCTCGGTCAATTCAAGGAAACGCTGCGCCAGACGATCACGGCCGCCATCGAAACGCGCGTCTGA
- a CDS encoding acyltransferase family protein, which translates to MSFTGTLTWLDRIGSRCVERTRARAPGAAHPAAHAAPVATAANASVCKAASHDEARVAALDAGRAFAIVGVIVVHLALFMPALPAWLQAVSDMGQYGVQLFFVISAVTIMLTLEEETRRFGDDRSLIARRFYIKRFFRIAPLYYVAIAVYSLGNHLAGRFDTQVTAPHGVADVVANLVFIHAWVPGAVNTVVPGGWSIGVEMCFYLFAPLIFIATRTRRGLWRASLALLVISAVALTAGACADDVCTVENNSFLYYWPPTQLPCFVIGLMLARYGKRLLLRDGVKLSMFGIACTLAACAVLLALLYVTGSGLGLAHWLAPTVAACAAAALLLLLAQLPRRYPGARIVAAFGQNSYGLYIWSFVVILVVRVALKTPLDALDHRVPVLGFMIAAVFACGASYVAARISAARIERPCAQWARQVLLPRVARAKRIERVSSETSD; encoded by the coding sequence GTGAGCTTCACAGGAACGCTGACATGGCTTGACCGCATCGGCAGCCGCTGCGTGGAGCGGACCCGCGCGCGCGCGCCGGGGGCTGCGCATCCGGCCGCGCACGCAGCCCCGGTCGCCACGGCAGCGAACGCGTCCGTCTGCAAGGCCGCGTCGCACGATGAAGCTCGCGTCGCCGCGCTCGACGCCGGCCGCGCGTTCGCCATCGTCGGCGTGATTGTCGTGCATCTCGCGCTTTTCATGCCCGCGCTGCCTGCGTGGCTGCAAGCCGTGTCGGATATGGGGCAATACGGCGTGCAGCTGTTCTTCGTCATCAGCGCCGTCACGATCATGCTGACGCTCGAAGAAGAAACCAGGCGCTTCGGCGACGACCGCTCGCTGATCGCGCGGCGCTTCTACATCAAGCGCTTCTTTCGCATCGCGCCGCTTTACTACGTCGCGATTGCTGTGTATTCGCTCGGCAATCATCTGGCGGGACGCTTCGATACGCAGGTCACGGCGCCGCATGGCGTGGCCGATGTCGTCGCGAATCTCGTCTTTATCCACGCCTGGGTGCCCGGCGCCGTCAATACGGTGGTGCCGGGCGGCTGGTCGATCGGCGTGGAGATGTGCTTCTATCTGTTCGCGCCGCTCATCTTCATCGCCACGCGCACGCGGCGCGGCTTGTGGCGCGCCTCGCTCGCGCTGCTGGTGATCAGCGCCGTCGCGCTGACCGCGGGCGCCTGCGCCGACGACGTCTGCACCGTCGAAAACAACTCGTTCCTTTACTACTGGCCGCCGACGCAACTGCCGTGCTTCGTCATCGGCCTGATGCTCGCGCGCTATGGCAAGCGGCTTCTGTTGCGCGACGGCGTGAAGCTGTCGATGTTCGGCATCGCGTGCACGCTCGCCGCCTGCGCGGTCCTGCTCGCGCTGCTGTACGTGACGGGTTCGGGACTTGGTCTTGCGCACTGGCTCGCGCCGACGGTCGCCGCGTGCGCGGCGGCCGCGTTGCTGCTGCTGCTCGCGCAACTGCCGCGCCGATATCCGGGCGCGCGAATCGTCGCCGCGTTCGGGCAAAACAGCTACGGGTTGTACATCTGGAGCTTCGTCGTGATTCTGGTCGTGCGCGTTGCGTTGAAGACACCGCTCGATGCACTCGACCATCGCGTGCCCGTGCTCGGTTTCATGATTGCCGCCGTGTTCGCGTGTGGCGCGAGCTATGTGGCCGCGCGGATCAGCGCGGCGCGCATCGAGCGGCCTTGCGCGCAATGGGCGCGTCAGGTGCTGCTGCCGCGCGTCGCGCGCGCGAAACGGATCGAGCGGGTGAGCAGCGAAACATCGGATTGA